A window of Trichomycterus rosablanca isolate fTriRos1 chromosome 5, fTriRos1.hap1, whole genome shotgun sequence contains these coding sequences:
- the LOC134315029 gene encoding cystatin-F, which translates to MATWYHLLLVFLLTGFCTLEKSSVHTFASGPTPGKPQNVSKNDPAVKQAVLTATYSFNNQSNDAFFFKASAIDDAQRQIVKGVMYILEVEISRTKCKKRETNVDLAKCPFQSKRVLQETLLCKFEVWAIPWQKIMKTTSFFCSASYRSKPAL; encoded by the exons ATGGCCACTTGGTATCACTTGCTCTTAGTTTTTCTTCTGACTGGGTTTTGCACACTTG agAAATCGTCAGTTCATACCTTTGCAAGTGGACCGACTCCCGGCAAACCACAGAATGTCAGCAAAAATGACCCAGCTGTTAAACAGGCTGTCCTAACTGCAACTTACTCCTTTAACAATCAGTCAAATGATGCCTTCTTTTTCAAGGCTTCTGCTATTGATGATGCGCAAAGACAG ATTGTTAAAGGTGTCATGTACATTCTGGAGGTAGAAATATCTCGGACCAAGTGTAAGAAGAGAGAGACCAATGTTGACCTTGCTAAGTGTCCCTTCCAGTCAAAACGTGTGTTGCAAGAG ACATTGCTTTGTAAATTTGAGGTGTGGGCTATACCATGGCAGAAAATAATGAAGACCACATCTTTCTTTTGCTCTGCTTCATATCGTAGTAAGCCAGCCTTATAA